The nucleotide sequence TCTCACCGACACCATCGCATCGATCACATACCAGAACATTGTCGGTCAGCGCTATCTGGCGCTTGCCCCCGGCCGCACCGGCCGCGGCATCCCGATACCGCCGGGCAGTGTCATTCCGGTAGAGCGGACTGAGCCGTCCTTCGATATCGGCACGCTACTCAACGGCTACGAGCCGCTGTTCGCGGTGCTCGATCCGGATCAGGTCAACAACTTCACCAAAGCGGTCATTGCGTCACTTCAGGGCGACACTTCGGCTCTTGCCACCCTTGTCGACCAGACATCAACGCTGACAGCGACTTTCGCCGGTAGCGACGACGCCCTGGCCAACGTGATCGGCAGCCTCGACAGGGTGGCCGGCAGCCTGGCCAGCCAAAGCGCTGAATTCGAGCACACGATCGCGCAGACGCGCCAGATGGTCTCCCAATTCAACAGCAGGCGTTCGGAATTGGTCGAGTCGACCGGCAACATGGCGGCAGTGGTCCGTCAGTTGGGCGGCATCCTCGCAGATGTCAACCCGCAAATCCGTCAAATCCTGGACCGCCAGCC is from Mycobacterium marinum and encodes:
- a CDS encoding MCE family protein, with the protein product MTSPRTRTRRGALLWVAFFLVVATALTWMVYVTLRRDVKGPTARYGALFTDVFGLREGDDVRVAGVRVGRVQKVELDQTLARVSFIVQQGQAILTDTIASITYQNIVGQRYLALAPGRTGRGIPIPPGSVIPVERTEPSFDIGTLLNGYEPLFAVLDPDQVNNFTKAVIASLQGDTSALATLVDQTSTLTATFAGSDDALANVIGSLDRVAGSLASQSAEFEHTIAQTRQMVSQFNSRRSELVESTGNMAAVVRQLGGILADVNPQIRQILDRQPGYTKHLLDIEPQAAFVGMNTPLLLKGLARVFGQGTYMNVYGCDVNFYGYFPGLNDMVPIIVAAATPGGKPMYTPKCRNVTDG